A window of Sulfurimonas gotlandica GD1 contains these coding sequences:
- a CDS encoding aminotransferase class I/II-fold pyridoxal phosphate-dependent enzyme: MYYENELKALKRSARYRTREVVDNNVLDFASNDYLGLSHNKKLHNRTCQTLSELPIHSSKASLLVNGYHQIHKDFEDSLKEANGFEDAVVLGSGFNANIALIEALVRRGDDLFMDELYHASGVLASQINGINVKYFKHNDMKELSEMLKSSDAKRKVVAVEGIYSMDGDLVDSEVFSICDNEDAILIVDEAHSSGVVGDKLMGVFDLYNIDAKPNHIKMGTLGKAYGSFGAYILASEHIVDYLINRAKPIIYATSLSLYDTLLAHNSLKYILSNINSLKGEIAVRQRVVSEELGISVEGLIVPILIGDNAKVVEIKNRLFANGYAVGGIRQPTVKSAIIRLIARLGQSEEELRALCKSIKSMTV, translated from the coding sequence ATGTATTATGAAAATGAATTAAAAGCTTTAAAACGCTCGGCTAGATATAGAACTAGAGAAGTAGTGGACAACAATGTTTTAGACTTTGCATCTAATGACTACTTAGGTCTTTCACACAACAAAAAACTGCATAACCGAACTTGCCAAACACTATCAGAACTCCCCATTCACAGTTCAAAAGCTTCTCTTTTGGTAAATGGTTACCATCAGATACATAAAGATTTTGAAGACTCTTTAAAAGAGGCAAATGGATTTGAAGATGCAGTAGTGTTAGGGAGTGGTTTTAATGCTAATATAGCTCTTATAGAAGCACTTGTCAGACGTGGCGATGATCTTTTTATGGATGAGCTTTATCATGCCTCAGGAGTGCTAGCATCTCAGATAAACGGTATAAATGTAAAGTATTTTAAACATAATGATATGAAAGAACTATCTGAGATGTTAAAATCTTCAGATGCTAAGAGAAAGGTAGTCGCAGTTGAAGGCATCTACTCTATGGATGGTGACTTAGTAGACTCTGAGGTTTTTAGCATCTGCGACAATGAAGATGCTATTCTTATCGTGGATGAAGCGCACAGTAGCGGTGTTGTTGGAGATAAACTTATGGGTGTTTTTGATCTTTACAACATAGATGCAAAACCAAACCACATAAAGATGGGAACTCTTGGTAAAGCATACGGAAGTTTCGGTGCATACATTTTAGCATCTGAGCATATAGTTGACTACCTTATAAACCGTGCAAAACCGATCATCTACGCTACGTCACTATCTCTTTATGATACTTTACTGGCTCATAATTCTCTGAAGTACATACTCTCAAACATAAACTCTTTAAAGGGCGAAATAGCAGTTCGTCAAAGAGTTGTTAGTGAGGAGCTTGGCATCAGTGTTGAGGGTCTAATAGTCCCAATACTAATCGGTGATAATGCAAAGGTAGTAGAGATTAAAAACAGACTTTTTGCAAACGGTTATGCAGTCGGTGGCATCAGACAGCCAACTGTCAAGAGTGCTATTATCAGACTTATTGCCAGACTTGGACAGAGTGAAGAGGAACTAAGAGCTTTGTGTAAATCAATAAAAAGTATGACAGTTTGA
- a CDS encoding DNA adenine methylase: protein MYKISQRRYLGNKNRILDFIAEIIKEEVGNFNSLCDIFSGTGVVGEYFNTKNKKIISNDLLYNNYVSLNAFLNPEPFNEVKLLKIIDDFNKLDVDESNYFSDNFGDRYFSMKVAKKIGYIRENIRDQFVNNFISQKEKNILLTSLMYSVDRIANTVGHYDAYIKKDIKKQELVMKMLEIYNDKNSKNEVHNKDANLLVRDIECDVLYLDPPYNSRQYCDAYHLLENLSLWNKPEVFGVAKKFDRTKIKSDYSKISAAESFDDLIQNAKCKYILLSYNNMGEKGNSRSNAKISDEDIIKSMSKRGEVKIFEKDYKAFTTGKSKHSDNKERVFFVKVKV from the coding sequence TTGTATAAAATATCGCAAAGAAGATACCTAGGCAATAAAAACAGAATTTTGGATTTTATAGCCGAGATCATAAAAGAAGAAGTCGGAAATTTTAACTCTCTATGCGATATCTTCTCTGGAACAGGTGTCGTCGGAGAGTATTTTAATACAAAAAACAAGAAGATAATCTCTAACGATCTTCTTTACAATAACTACGTTTCACTAAACGCTTTTTTAAATCCAGAGCCTTTCAATGAAGTAAAACTCCTAAAAATTATAGATGATTTTAACAAGCTTGATGTTGATGAGAGCAACTACTTTTCAGATAACTTTGGAGATAGATATTTCTCAATGAAAGTAGCTAAAAAGATAGGCTACATCAGAGAAAATATCAGAGACCAGTTTGTAAATAATTTTATTAGCCAAAAAGAAAAAAATATACTTTTAACATCTTTGATGTACTCAGTTGATAGAATTGCCAATACTGTCGGACACTATGATGCATACATAAAAAAAGATATAAAAAAGCAAGAACTTGTTATGAAGATGCTTGAAATTTATAATGATAAAAACAGTAAAAATGAAGTACATAACAAAGACGCAAATCTTCTTGTAAGAGATATAGAATGTGATGTTTTATACCTTGACCCACCGTACAACTCTAGACAATACTGTGATGCCTATCACCTTCTTGAAAACCTCTCTTTATGGAATAAACCTGAGGTCTTTGGAGTGGCGAAAAAGTTTGACAGAACTAAGATAAAAAGCGACTACTCAAAGATTAGCGCAGCAGAGAGTTTTGATGACCTTATCCAAAACGCAAAGTGCAAATATATCTTACTTTCATACAACAACATGGGAGAAAAAGGCAACTCCAGAAGTAACGCTAAAATAAGTGATGAAGATATCATAAAAAGTATGTCTAAGCGTGGTGAAGTCAAGATTTTCGAGAAAGATTATAAGGCTTTTACAACAGGAAAAAGTAAGCATAGCGACAATAAAGAGAGAGTGTTTTTTGTTAAGGTCAAAGTTTGA
- a CDS encoding AlwI family type II restriction endonuclease — translation MRKAWSISTTVRNPERLRNFLITLKEIENEEWNHKTQIEFQARLVKNRYYGFGSTQFYNNLPSHLVEHIQDINHIITLDEAVHILEERNYPEGIAIRGRTSYKPLEKIGLASIVDRKIKLTSLGKYLLEDDYDLGEMFFKSFLKWQYPNPVDRDFRDAKIYNLKPFILTLHLINEVNKICRFKDMKEVGISKTEFEIFGQTLLNYKDLETQAKTLVEFRLALKAIKPHKEKKEFIQKNIEEFLADFTNIDNNNLSDYADNTIRYFRLTRLIHIRGNGFYIDLEPRRMVEINALLETYDGSSDEFSKKDYIDYISDINLPVLPWQSEQEQKKISDAIKVEVEALEFELEMQEFLDAKSVEELREYRKKLQNIKIKKELQNLSKIDETIDALNNIRNLDLKPSIALEKYITMALNIINDAKEIRANSLVGDDNEFIFTAPANKPDIECYYESFNSICEVTMLNGRDQWHNEGQPVMRHFRDFENSSSNKSNYCLFVAPKLHRDTINTFWFSLKYEYEGTKQKIVPFTINQIIEILEVIKKLKEKGKLFSHLQFQNILDEIVALKDEDSVNNSDDWLRAIPESINKFRREVL, via the coding sequence TTGAGAAAAGCCTGGTCTATCTCAACGACTGTACGGAATCCAGAAAGACTGCGTAATTTTCTAATAACTCTAAAAGAGATTGAAAATGAAGAGTGGAATCATAAAACACAAATAGAGTTTCAAGCTAGACTTGTTAAAAATAGATATTATGGATTTGGGAGTACTCAATTTTATAATAATTTACCATCACATCTTGTTGAGCATATTCAAGATATTAATCATATTATTACTTTGGATGAAGCTGTACATATTTTAGAGGAAAGAAATTATCCAGAGGGAATAGCTATAAGAGGCAGAACATCATATAAGCCTCTTGAAAAAATAGGATTAGCTTCTATTGTAGATAGAAAAATAAAATTAACCTCACTTGGCAAATATTTATTAGAAGATGATTATGATTTAGGTGAAATGTTTTTCAAAAGCTTTTTAAAATGGCAGTATCCAAACCCAGTGGACAGAGATTTCAGAGATGCCAAGATTTATAATCTAAAGCCGTTCATCTTGACTCTGCATCTTATAAATGAAGTAAACAAAATTTGCAGATTCAAAGATATGAAAGAGGTTGGCATCTCTAAAACAGAGTTTGAGATTTTTGGACAGACACTTCTGAACTACAAAGATTTAGAGACTCAAGCTAAGACTTTAGTTGAGTTTAGATTGGCACTAAAAGCGATTAAACCTCACAAAGAAAAAAAAGAGTTCATTCAAAAAAATATAGAAGAATTTTTAGCAGATTTTACAAATATAGATAACAATAATCTAAGTGATTATGCAGATAACACTATAAGATACTTTAGACTTACAAGACTCATTCACATTCGTGGTAATGGTTTTTACATAGACCTTGAACCAAGAAGAATGGTAGAGATAAATGCACTCTTAGAGACTTATGATGGAAGCAGTGATGAGTTTAGTAAGAAAGATTATATAGATTATATATCAGATATTAATCTACCTGTTTTACCGTGGCAGAGTGAGCAAGAGCAGAAGAAGATATCAGATGCGATAAAAGTGGAGGTAGAAGCTTTAGAGTTTGAGTTAGAGATGCAAGAATTTCTAGATGCAAAGAGTGTAGAAGAACTTAGAGAATACCGAAAAAAACTCCAAAATATAAAGATAAAAAAAGAGCTTCAAAATCTCTCTAAAATAGATGAGACCATAGATGCACTAAACAACATAAGAAACTTAGATTTAAAGCCTAGTATAGCTCTTGAGAAGTACATAACGATGGCTCTAAACATCATCAACGATGCGAAAGAGATAAGAGCAAATTCTTTGGTTGGTGATGATAATGAGTTTATATTTACAGCTCCCGCAAACAAGCCTGATATAGAGTGTTACTATGAGAGTTTCAATAGTATCTGTGAAGTTACGATGTTAAATGGAAGAGATCAGTGGCATAATGAAGGTCAACCTGTTATGAGACACTTTAGAGATTTTGAGAACTCTTCATCTAATAAATCTAACTACTGTCTGTTTGTAGCTCCAAAACTTCATAGGGATACTATAAATACTTTCTGGTTTTCGCTAAAATACGAATACGAAGGAACCAAGCAAAAAATAGTTCCATTTACGATAAATCAAATAATAGAAATTTTAGAAGTTATTAAAAAGTTAAAAGAAAAAGGTAAGCTCTTTTCGCATTTGCAGTTTCAAAATATACTAGATGAAATCGTCGCCTTAAAAGATGAAGATAGTGTAAATAATTCTGATGATTGGCTAAGAGCCATACCAGAGTCAATAAATAAATTTAGGAGAGAAGTTTTATGA
- a CDS encoding DNA-methyltransferase translates to MKLDQVYNADCIKTLNDTKKIAKESVQLIFADPPYNLSGNALKSTGSKTGGDFTMVNEDWDKMEEQEFITFTNEWVKSCKDILKPNGSIFIACSYHNMGESIMSLKLNGFDIKNIITWNKSNAMPNLTRRVLTHTTEFVIWAVKGKGWIFNYDILKELNPEKRQDGTDKQMRDIWTLPLCQGKERLRDADGKKALHPTQKPEELLKRIILGFSNEGDLVLDPFGGSGTTPFIAKKYKRNYIAIEREKKYADAIRQRVS, encoded by the coding sequence ATGAAGTTAGACCAAGTTTATAACGCCGACTGCATCAAAACTTTAAACGATACAAAAAAGATTGCAAAAGAGAGTGTTCAGCTTATTTTTGCAGACCCTCCTTACAATCTCTCTGGAAATGCTTTGAAGTCTACAGGTAGTAAAACCGGTGGTGATTTTACTATGGTAAATGAAGATTGGGACAAAATGGAAGAACAAGAGTTTATCACTTTTACTAACGAATGGGTGAAATCTTGTAAGGATATCTTAAAACCAAACGGTTCTATCTTTATTGCCTGTTCTTATCACAACATGGGCGAGTCTATTATGAGTCTGAAGTTGAATGGTTTTGATATAAAAAATATCATAACTTGGAACAAATCAAATGCGATGCCAAACCTAACACGAAGAGTTCTGACGCATACTACAGAGTTCGTTATCTGGGCTGTTAAAGGCAAGGGTTGGATTTTTAACTACGATATTTTAAAAGAGTTAAATCCTGAGAAACGTCAAGATGGAACAGATAAGCAGATGCGAGATATCTGGACATTGCCACTTTGTCAGGGTAAAGAGAGATTGCGTGATGCGGATGGGAAAAAAGCTTTGCATCCAACGCAGAAACCAGAAGAACTTTTAAAAAGAATAATTTTAGGATTTTCAAATGAGGGCGACCTAGTACTAGACCCTTTTGGCGGTAGCGGTACAACACCTTTTATAGCTAAAAAATACAAGAGAAATTATATAGCAATAGAGCGTGAGAAAAAGTACGCAGATGCGATAAGGCAAAGAGTAAGTTAA
- a CDS encoding ATP-binding cassette domain-containing protein: MNISKLHITFKDKTLVDIAFDISSSLALVGQSGSGKSLTLKALLGMLPSSMACELEVEAGFEVKAGENISFVPQNPFTALSPLTRIRKQFFVDEKRIEELFAQVDLDMELADRFAPELSGGQLQRVVIAMALEQDPKLILLDEPTTALDPETRVLILDLLRELQKKHGFKMLFVTHDMYSAKLICDEICVIKDGKIVESGNMETILNAPQEEYTKTLIDANFANREFRK, translated from the coding sequence ATGAATATTTCCAAGCTGCATATTACTTTCAAAGATAAAACTTTAGTAGACATAGCCTTTGACATATCTTCATCTTTAGCTCTTGTAGGGCAGAGTGGAAGTGGAAAAAGTTTGACATTAAAAGCACTTTTGGGAATGTTGCCAAGCAGTATGGCGTGTGAGTTAGAAGTAGAAGCAGGCTTTGAGGTAAAAGCTGGAGAGAACATCTCCTTTGTTCCACAAAACCCTTTCACTGCTCTTTCTCCATTGACGAGAATCAGAAAACAGTTTTTTGTAGATGAAAAAAGAATAGAAGAACTTTTCGCTCAGGTTGATTTAGACATGGAGTTAGCTGATAGATTTGCTCCTGAACTCTCAGGCGGACAGCTTCAAAGAGTTGTTATTGCCATGGCGCTTGAACAAGATCCAAAACTCATCCTTTTAGATGAGCCGACTACAGCACTAGATCCTGAGACTAGAGTTTTAATCTTAGATTTGTTAAGAGAGTTGCAAAAGAAGCATGGATTTAAAATGCTTTTTGTCACACACGATATGTACTCGGCAAAACTTATCTGCGATGAGATATGTGTGATTAAAGACGGAAAAATAGTAGAGAGCGGAAACATGGAAACTATCTTAAATGCTCCACAAGAAGAATATACAAAAACTTTAATTGATGCAAATTTTGCAAACAGGGAATTTAGAAAATGA
- a CDS encoding penicillin-binding protein 1A — protein sequence MMRTKLKNIFFSILLLGFLTPFLVLGYFLTAHSYDISPLTNYNPDVTTRIYDKNGDKIANIFDEKHRYYASFSEIPPRVIEALVAIEDTTFFEHPGINIDAIFRAGIKVIKAGKAVEGASTITQQLVKNVLLTREKKLSRKIKEAIFALKIERALTKEQILECYLNEIYYGHGYYGIKTAADGYFHKKLDDLTLKEMAILVGLPKAPSTYAPTKNYEISMGRANRVISRMHILGWIDEDTYTEALLESPKVFDDTLTQNKAPFIVDEVARRASGLGIQDMKTGGYEIYTTIDIRLQEAARDALKNAYDNSLERIEGYKVREAKILETNPEYEISQDVNTTLLNGSLVSLDSKTGDILALVGSVDYKTSSYNRATQGKRLPGSAFKPFIYQVAVDLGYSGATELVDIARTYTYEKDGEEMKWQPNNYEKNYKGLISLREALIHSRNLATINLVNDIGLEQLLRELKKFGIENLPHNLSISLGTITLSPLELAKYYTSFANHGLQVEPHLIISIDKNAKTIYEKTQSTNYITAPTQAYIMTTILRDVVNRGTGRNARAKGIELAGKTGTTNNNIDGWFAGYSPTIETIVWFGNDDNTPMHRWETGGKIAGPAFSQFYENVLRLYPQIQREFVAPEGIVEVDIGGRKEYFSDISKPPRAEKEANAEEELLF from the coding sequence ATGATGAGAACTAAACTAAAAAATATTTTTTTTAGTATTTTACTGCTGGGGTTTTTAACTCCATTTCTGGTACTGGGATATTTTTTAACTGCACACAGTTATGATATCTCTCCGCTTACAAACTATAATCCAGATGTAACAACTAGAATTTATGATAAAAACGGCGATAAAATAGCAAACATATTTGACGAAAAACATAGATATTATGCATCTTTTTCAGAGATTCCTCCAAGAGTTATTGAAGCTCTTGTAGCCATAGAAGACACAACATTTTTTGAACATCCAGGTATAAATATAGATGCTATCTTTCGTGCGGGTATTAAAGTGATTAAGGCCGGAAAAGCGGTAGAGGGAGCAAGTACAATTACTCAACAGCTTGTAAAAAACGTACTGCTAACAAGAGAGAAAAAACTATCACGTAAGATAAAAGAAGCTATATTTGCTCTAAAAATAGAACGGGCTCTTACAAAAGAGCAGATCTTAGAGTGTTACTTAAATGAGATTTATTATGGACATGGATACTACGGCATCAAAACGGCTGCTGATGGTTATTTTCATAAAAAACTAGATGACTTGACTCTGAAAGAGATGGCCATTTTAGTTGGTCTGCCAAAAGCACCAAGTACTTATGCACCTACAAAAAATTATGAAATATCTATGGGAAGAGCAAACCGTGTAATATCCAGAATGCACATACTTGGCTGGATAGATGAAGATACATACACAGAAGCTTTGCTTGAAAGTCCTAAAGTTTTCGATGACACACTTACTCAAAACAAAGCTCCTTTTATAGTTGATGAAGTTGCCAGACGTGCATCTGGACTTGGCATCCAGGATATGAAAACAGGTGGATATGAGATATATACAACTATTGATATCAGACTTCAAGAAGCAGCAAGAGATGCGCTGAAGAATGCTTATGATAATTCACTAGAGCGCATAGAGGGTTACAAGGTAAGAGAAGCAAAGATACTAGAAACAAATCCAGAATACGAAATATCTCAGGATGTAAACACAACTCTTTTAAATGGTTCACTGGTTTCACTTGATTCAAAAACAGGAGATATTTTGGCTCTTGTTGGAAGTGTTGATTATAAGACTTCATCTTACAATCGTGCAACTCAAGGAAAAAGACTTCCAGGTTCTGCATTTAAACCGTTTATTTATCAAGTCGCTGTTGATCTTGGTTACTCAGGAGCCACTGAACTTGTAGATATTGCCAGAACTTATACTTATGAAAAAGATGGTGAAGAGATGAAATGGCAGCCTAATAATTATGAAAAAAACTATAAGGGTCTAATTAGTTTAAGAGAGGCTCTCATCCATTCTAGAAATCTGGCAACAATCAATCTTGTAAATGATATAGGACTGGAGCAACTACTACGAGAGTTGAAAAAATTCGGCATAGAAAATCTTCCTCATAACCTTTCAATTTCTCTTGGAACGATTACACTTTCACCTTTAGAGCTTGCTAAATATTACACATCTTTTGCAAATCATGGTTTGCAGGTAGAACCGCATCTCATTATCTCGATAGACAAAAATGCTAAGACTATATATGAAAAAACACAAAGTACTAACTATATAACAGCACCAACTCAAGCCTATATAATGACGACAATCTTAAGAGATGTTGTTAACAGAGGAACTGGAAGAAATGCTAGAGCCAAAGGCATTGAGCTAGCAGGGAAAACAGGAACTACAAATAATAATATAGATGGTTGGTTCGCCGGTTACTCTCCTACAATAGAGACTATAGTATGGTTCGGAAACGATGATAATACCCCAATGCACAGATGGGAAACCGGCGGTAAAATAGCAGGTCCTGCATTTTCACAGTTTTACGAAAATGTACTAAGATTATATCCTCAAATACAAAGAGAGTTTGTAGCTCCTGAGGGAATTGTCGAAGTTGATATTGGCGGTAGAAAAGAATATTTTAGTGATATTTCTAAGCCACCAAGAGCAGAAAAAGAAGCAAATGCAGAAGAGGAGTTGTTGTTTTGA
- a CDS encoding outer membrane beta-barrel protein: MKNILLALLLLSSMASAELFKKSNVGVGVAIGGGTVTTVRDGQQNYTILGVNADYFVIDNLSVGIGFMSWLGATPTLNQITVPVTYYIPLNEKLRPYVGAFVRKTYVSDGYEDFESYGGKLGVAMILSPNSYIGAGMISEHQSSCSKWQDSCSRTYPEFVFAFSF, encoded by the coding sequence ATGAAAAATATATTACTAGCTTTGTTACTACTTAGCAGTATGGCAAGCGCAGAACTGTTTAAAAAGTCAAATGTAGGAGTAGGTGTAGCTATCGGTGGTGGTACTGTAACTACGGTTAGAGACGGACAGCAAAACTACACAATACTTGGTGTTAATGCTGATTATTTCGTAATAGATAACTTGTCTGTAGGTATTGGTTTTATGAGTTGGTTAGGTGCTACTCCTACACTAAACCAAATTACAGTTCCGGTTACTTACTACATACCTCTAAATGAAAAATTGCGTCCATATGTTGGAGCATTTGTAAGAAAGACTTATGTAAGTGATGGTTATGAAGATTTTGAGTCGTATGGTGGAAAACTTGGTGTGGCTATGATTTTATCTCCGAACTCTTATATCGGTGCGGGGATGATAAGCGAACACCAATCATCTTGCTCTAAATGGCAAGATAGTTGCTCAAGAACATACCCTGAGTTTGTGTTCGCTTTCTCTTTTTAG
- a CDS encoding DUF3187 family protein: protein MTKILLVLLAISISLIAYSDYDMDGVDDKTDKCPNTPFSDLVNTSGCTVKSLESPHHFDIIFGINYSQTSYETLENSDTISQSLQIDYYYKNFSLQASTSYYNSQSATYNNSGTNDSFLGAYYKLNPADNLTLRLGAGAIIPTYKSDLNNNNTDLTASASLSYMMKNANIFGGYSYTVVNDDDIVAENVAYQNTSSYNFGLGFYPTSKIYISGAYNSSDSIYKNVETINTVSINAFYNIDAHWFTTLNYAYGLSDTASDNYASLRVGYYF from the coding sequence ATGACTAAGATACTGCTTGTCCTTCTAGCCATATCAATATCTCTTATTGCCTATAGTGATTATGATATGGATGGAGTGGACGATAAAACTGACAAATGTCCAAACACACCCTTTAGTGATCTTGTTAATACAAGCGGATGTACCGTCAAAAGTTTAGAATCACCGCATCACTTTGATATTATATTTGGCATCAACTACTCACAGACTAGCTATGAGACTCTTGAAAATTCAGATACTATCTCTCAAAGCCTGCAGATAGACTACTACTATAAAAACTTTTCACTTCAAGCAAGTACTTCATACTACAACTCTCAAAGCGCAACATATAACAACAGTGGGACAAATGATTCATTTCTAGGAGCTTACTATAAACTAAATCCTGCAGATAATCTGACTCTTCGTCTAGGTGCTGGTGCAATCATCCCGACATATAAATCTGACCTAAACAATAACAACACAGACTTAACTGCATCTGCGAGTCTTAGTTATATGATGAAAAATGCAAATATTTTTGGAGGGTACAGTTATACGGTTGTAAATGATGATGATATAGTTGCAGAGAATGTAGCGTATCAAAATACTTCATCATATAATTTTGGTTTGGGGTTTTACCCAACTTCAAAAATATATATAAGTGGAGCTTACAACAGCAGTGACAGCATCTACAAAAATGTAGAGACTATCAACACCGTCTCGATTAATGCTTTTTACAACATAGATGCTCACTGGTTTACAACTCTAAACTACGCTTATGGACTTAGCGATACAGCGAGTGACAACTACGCATCGCTAAGAGTTGGCTACTACTTCTAA